A genome region from Thermococcus onnurineus NA1 includes the following:
- the pyrI gene encoding aspartate carbamoyltransferase regulatory subunit translates to MAELKVTAIKEGTVIDHIPAGKGLKVIEILHLSRPNGGVLLLASNVHSKKLGKKDIVKIEGKFLSEEEVNKISLIAPTATVNIVRDYGVAEKFNVEIPDEIVGILRCANPNCVSNHEYVTSKFYVVSREPLKVRCHYCERTMEESEILSNL, encoded by the coding sequence ATGGCCGAGCTCAAGGTCACCGCTATTAAGGAAGGAACCGTTATAGACCATATTCCGGCCGGAAAGGGCCTCAAGGTCATCGAGATACTCCACCTAAGCAGGCCTAACGGGGGAGTTTTGCTCCTTGCCTCGAATGTCCACAGCAAGAAGCTAGGCAAGAAGGACATCGTTAAAATCGAGGGCAAGTTCCTGAGCGAGGAAGAGGTCAACAAGATATCGCTTATCGCGCCAACCGCCACGGTTAACATCGTGAGGGACTATGGGGTGGCGGAGAAGTTCAACGTGGAGATTCCGGACGAAATAGTGGGAATCCTCCGCTGCGCCAATCCCAACTGCGTCAGCAACCACGAATACGTCACTTCGAAGTTCTACGTCGTCTCAAGGGAGCCTCTGAAGGTGCGCTGCCATTACTGCGAGAGGACGATGGAGGAAAGTGAGATTCTGAGCAACCTCTGA
- a CDS encoding D-glucuronyl C5-epimerase family protein, with product MKRAIAALVIAFILIVSIVGFVYRGSPSKTGPLGTQITKNDGDIRIYAMIENKNAAFEMALFNIEIGDAKINETNVPMLAYTGAPGRVVFKIKGWAINWNGIEFDVSGEVTVSTEAGKTYLITLEPVHEPGIFVMRLDEKLSGVIGRDVPTTIFLEDSTAVGDTLARAGFPTELMVNKELREKYFNLWKETGNLSYLQAYRDLSYHIKTLGQMAKLGSLDGPAVRTLVLGLRATDYYYSHWSEPGRKDMILVFFNDSPYYGALKVHDGPIWSRLPFIYYTARGFNLYPVSALHWTEIYYKRGDYEAMLEILDELLPFATYGRYSGTEYAVFHIYFHFQNASVPWVSGYVQGMAAGLYALAYNLTGNETYLETARLFLNSFDLPLDQNGFVVQTKYGPWYLEYNYHPEQLVLNGHIIALQGLYHYWKVTGDERAYNLFWEGAMSVKKALPDFDTGDWSRYASIYDSSSEFYHRLHIKLLIWLYMKTGDETFLEYAKKWNEYLKERGLEPENIPRLLKEMGK from the coding sequence ATGAAAAGAGCCATCGCCGCGTTAGTAATTGCGTTCATTCTCATCGTGAGCATAGTAGGATTCGTTTACAGGGGGAGCCCATCAAAGACAGGCCCCCTCGGAACCCAGATCACAAAAAACGATGGAGATATTAGGATATACGCAATGATCGAAAACAAAAACGCCGCCTTTGAGATGGCCCTTTTTAATATTGAGATCGGTGATGCAAAGATAAACGAGACCAACGTTCCGATGCTGGCATACACTGGAGCGCCCGGAAGGGTTGTGTTCAAGATTAAAGGATGGGCGATCAACTGGAACGGCATTGAATTTGATGTCAGTGGAGAAGTAACCGTAAGCACAGAGGCCGGAAAGACCTACCTGATAACGCTGGAGCCCGTTCACGAGCCGGGCATCTTTGTTATGAGGCTCGACGAAAAGCTCAGCGGCGTCATCGGCCGGGACGTGCCGACCACCATATTTCTCGAGGATTCTACAGCTGTAGGGGATACCCTCGCGCGGGCAGGCTTTCCTACCGAGCTCATGGTCAACAAAGAGCTGAGGGAGAAGTACTTTAACTTATGGAAGGAAACCGGGAACCTGAGCTACCTCCAGGCATACAGGGATTTAAGCTACCACATCAAAACACTTGGCCAGATGGCCAAGCTTGGCAGCCTCGATGGGCCCGCAGTCAGAACTCTAGTTCTGGGCCTCAGGGCCACGGATTATTACTATTCCCACTGGAGCGAGCCGGGAAGGAAAGACATGATCCTTGTTTTCTTCAATGACTCCCCCTACTATGGTGCACTCAAAGTCCATGACGGCCCGATTTGGAGCAGGCTGCCCTTCATCTACTACACCGCGAGGGGCTTCAACTTATACCCGGTCTCGGCACTCCACTGGACGGAGATATACTACAAGAGAGGCGATTACGAGGCCATGCTCGAAATCCTAGACGAGCTTCTTCCGTTCGCCACCTACGGAAGGTACAGCGGCACCGAATACGCTGTCTTCCACATCTATTTCCACTTCCAGAACGCGAGCGTCCCGTGGGTTTCAGGCTATGTCCAGGGCATGGCGGCAGGGCTTTATGCACTGGCATACAACCTCACCGGAAACGAAACTTATCTCGAAACCGCAAGGCTCTTCCTGAACTCATTCGACCTCCCGCTCGATCAGAACGGCTTCGTTGTCCAGACGAAATATGGCCCCTGGTACTTGGAGTACAACTACCACCCGGAGCAACTCGTTCTGAACGGCCATATAATAGCTCTCCAGGGGCTGTACCACTACTGGAAAGTCACCGGCGACGAGAGGGCTTACAATCTCTTCTGGGAGGGTGCAATGAGCGTCAAAAAAGCCCTGCCTGATTTTGACACCGGGGACTGGAGCAGGTACGCGAGCATCTACGACTCCTCGAGCGAGTTCTACCACAGGCTGCACATAAAGCTCCTCATCTGGCTCTACATGAAAACAGGCGACGAGACCTTCCTGGAGTACGCGAAGAAGTGGAACGAATATCTAAAAGAAAGAGGACTAGAGCCAGAGAACATTCCCCGGCTACTCAAGGAGATGGGGAAGTGA
- a CDS encoding ECF transporter S component: protein MRSLKPKEIAVIGIMLGLSLMLEVMPIEMPTIWGMKIDLVAVPIVMVYLLVGFTGGLIALFLLFVGLSIISPSSWLGASMKATATLAVLVGLEIAKRATRFDIESASPNRIVLLAIVGFLAGIAIRIPLMVALNYYYALPIWLGVPREAVISTVEEWTGVPFWVAIGLPNAVQSAIDVFVGLAATLPVLRSLPHLLE from the coding sequence ATGAGGAGTCTCAAGCCCAAGGAGATAGCGGTAATAGGAATTATGCTCGGTCTTTCGCTGATGCTTGAGGTCATGCCAATAGAGATGCCCACCATATGGGGCATGAAGATAGACCTCGTTGCAGTCCCGATAGTTATGGTCTACCTCCTCGTGGGTTTCACCGGAGGACTGATAGCGCTTTTCCTGCTCTTCGTTGGGCTGAGTATAATTTCCCCGTCAAGCTGGCTCGGAGCCAGTATGAAGGCCACCGCGACCCTGGCGGTTCTGGTTGGCCTTGAAATAGCGAAGAGAGCAACGCGCTTTGACATCGAGAGTGCATCCCCAAACAGAATTGTCCTCTTAGCCATCGTCGGCTTTCTCGCCGGAATAGCCATCAGGATACCTCTCATGGTGGCTCTCAACTACTACTACGCCCTCCCCATATGGCTCGGCGTTCCGAGGGAGGCAGTGATAAGCACCGTTGAGGAGTGGACGGGTGTTCCCTTCTGGGTTGCGATAGGGCTTCCAAACGCGGTACAGAGCGCCATTGACGTTTTCGTTGGTCTGGCGGCAACGCTGCCCGTGTTGAGGTCACTTCCCCATCTCCTTGAGTAG
- a CDS encoding AAA family ATPase, which produces MIVGVVGKIAAGKTTVAKFFEERGFCRVSCSDPLIDLLAHNVEDYSWIPELPEQAEPTREKLIEFGKYLKDKYGGDILIRLAIDKKRHCKNIIIDGVRSREEIEAIKRFGGKVIYVEAKPEIRFERLVRRKAGKDKSIKSFEDFKRMDDAEEELYQTSKLKDMADYVVVNEGTLEELRRRVEKILERLKI; this is translated from the coding sequence ATGATAGTCGGCGTGGTTGGCAAGATAGCGGCCGGGAAGACAACGGTGGCGAAGTTCTTTGAGGAGAGGGGCTTCTGTAGAGTCAGCTGCAGTGACCCGCTTATAGACTTGCTCGCCCACAACGTCGAGGACTACTCGTGGATTCCGGAGCTGCCAGAGCAGGCCGAGCCCACAAGGGAGAAGCTGATAGAGTTCGGTAAGTATCTTAAAGACAAATACGGCGGCGATATACTCATCAGGCTCGCCATAGACAAGAAGAGGCACTGCAAGAATATAATCATAGATGGCGTCCGCTCTCGGGAGGAAATCGAGGCGATAAAGCGCTTTGGGGGAAAGGTCATCTACGTCGAGGCAAAGCCTGAGATAAGGTTCGAGAGACTGGTAAGGAGGAAGGCAGGAAAGGATAAGAGCATCAAAAGCTTCGAGGACTTTAAGAGGATGGATGACGCCGAAGAGGAGCTGTACCAGACTTCAAAGCTGAAGGACATGGCGGATTACGTGGTGGTGAACGAGGGAACTCTGGAAGAGCTCCGTCGAAGGGTCGAGAAGATCCTAGAGAGACTAAAGATTTAA
- a CDS encoding tetratricopeptide repeat protein: MRILEQQFGDKFIGRTEELRRLTKIIHNRDKNIILVTGERGIGKTNFLKVAAKQFEEQQYKVEYFHGGLIQEEVEEHWFGSFIKRLTSLSLPVIGGGLGWEEKPTTGKIYSYLSKLKKRTVIFIEDAHKLDRQFLELIQIISEINPSIFFVLEGPIEWSKKINFKPGGYSVIRLRRLTQEQIQELVTKIFPQLPPNIVSIITNLSEGIPYVARVLAYICNKKNSEEEMIKFLLTLEDPETRTSLDKIHQEILDSLSIEARELLKRLAFAPEHLTLKLINAFGRGIENLDDAFRELRERGILIQEELQFDLEVYRIYHSLFEVFIRDQYPLTSKAIAETYRKATKYLNSEYSLDEIYFENLMLILGIMELEITKKIGYEKILTHIMAEIKDPSVLLRTAKEYWLQGYPDKSLGILSKLLEIIDEKEDPILHILMLQHMGVAYRLIGEIDKALTAHKEALRISRSLRKRNKEKDKDKEIEMLISQQYINIGNIYLMKKELDKAEESFRKALEISEKIEDEERQVSAILSLGNIQKAKGNIKKQLELYLKGLKLLNNLERNPSTYLDLDEIQRKKGNSILGN; encoded by the coding sequence ATGAGAATCCTCGAACAACAATTTGGGGATAAGTTTATTGGAAGAACCGAAGAGCTAAGGAGACTTACCAAGATTATTCACAACAGAGATAAGAACATTATTTTAGTTACTGGAGAGAGGGGAATAGGGAAGACAAATTTTCTTAAAGTTGCAGCTAAGCAATTTGAAGAGCAACAATATAAGGTAGAGTATTTTCATGGAGGATTAATCCAGGAAGAAGTAGAAGAACATTGGTTTGGATCATTCATAAAACGATTAACCTCCCTTTCACTGCCGGTAATTGGAGGCGGTCTTGGATGGGAAGAAAAGCCTACAACTGGAAAAATTTATTCTTATCTTTCCAAGCTAAAAAAACGAACAGTAATATTCATTGAGGATGCTCATAAGTTAGATAGACAATTTTTAGAGTTAATCCAAATAATTAGTGAAATCAACCCTAGTATTTTCTTCGTATTGGAGGGACCAATAGAATGGAGCAAGAAGATAAATTTCAAACCGGGGGGATATTCTGTAATTCGTCTAAGAAGGCTAACCCAAGAACAAATACAAGAGCTTGTTACTAAAATATTCCCTCAGCTCCCTCCAAACATCGTGTCAATAATTACAAACTTGTCTGAAGGCATCCCATACGTTGCAAGAGTTCTGGCATATATATGCAACAAAAAGAACTCGGAAGAAGAGATGATAAAGTTCCTACTCACCCTAGAAGATCCTGAAACTCGAACTAGCCTTGATAAAATTCACCAAGAAATTTTAGATAGCCTCTCAATTGAAGCTCGCGAATTGCTCAAAAGACTGGCATTTGCCCCTGAACACCTAACGCTTAAGCTAATAAATGCTTTTGGAAGAGGTATCGAAAATTTAGATGATGCTTTTCGTGAATTAAGGGAGAGGGGAATCCTCATCCAAGAAGAGTTACAATTTGATCTAGAGGTCTACCGCATATATCACTCCCTTTTTGAAGTATTCATCCGAGACCAGTACCCTCTCACTTCCAAAGCGATAGCTGAGACGTACAGAAAAGCAACTAAGTATCTAAATTCAGAATATAGCTTGGATGAGATTTATTTTGAAAATTTGATGTTAATTTTAGGAATCATGGAGCTCGAAATAACGAAAAAAATAGGATATGAAAAAATACTCACTCATATAATGGCCGAAATAAAGGATCCCTCTGTTCTCTTAAGAACTGCCAAGGAATATTGGCTACAAGGATATCCAGACAAAAGCTTAGGAATTTTGTCTAAGTTACTAGAAATAATAGACGAAAAGGAGGATCCAATACTACACATACTCATGTTACAACATATGGGCGTTGCTTATCGCCTCATTGGAGAGATAGATAAAGCACTAACTGCTCACAAAGAAGCCCTAAGAATAAGCCGTAGTCTCAGAAAGAGGAATAAAGAAAAAGATAAAGACAAAGAAATTGAAATGTTAATTTCCCAACAGTACATAAACATTGGAAACATATACTTAATGAAGAAGGAACTAGACAAAGCTGAAGAATCCTTTAGAAAAGCCCTTGAAATCAGTGAAAAAATTGAGGATGAAGAGAGACAAGTTTCAGCCATTTTATCTTTAGGAAACATACAGAAGGCAAAAGGAAACATTAAGAAACAATTGGAATTGTACTTAAAAGGCCTTAAGTTGCTCAATAATCTAGAAAGGAATCCTTCTACATACCTAGATCTTGATGAGATACAGAGAAAAAAAGGGAATAGCATACTTGGGAATTAG
- the glmM gene encoding phosphoglucosamine mutase: MGKYFGTSGIREIVNEKLTPELALNVGRALGTYLGGGTVVVGRDTRTSGGMLKRALISGLLSTGVDVIDIGLAPTPLTGFAIKLYGADAGVTITASHNPSQYNGIKVWQPNGMAYTPEMENQLEAIIDSGNFRKAAWNEIGKVRTADPKEEYLREALRIVHLDNSYTVVIDSGNGAGSILSPYLQRELGNKVISLNSHPSGFFVRELEPNAKSLAMLAKTVKAMKADVGIAHDGDADRIGVVDDQGNFVEYEVMLSLIAGYMLRKFGKGKVVTTVDAGFALDDYIKPLGGEVLRTRVGDVAVADELAKHGGIFGGEPSGTWIIPQWNLTPDGIFAGALVLEMIDRLGPISELAKEVPRYVTLRAKIPCPNGKKARAMEIIAHEALKSFDYERLIDIDGVRIENGDWWILFRPSGTEPIMRITLEAHTEEKAKELMEKAERLVKEAIARA, from the coding sequence ATGGGGAAGTACTTCGGCACAAGCGGCATCAGGGAGATCGTCAACGAAAAGCTGACTCCAGAGCTTGCTCTGAACGTCGGAAGGGCGCTGGGCACCTACCTCGGCGGCGGAACCGTTGTCGTCGGCAGGGACACGAGGACGAGCGGCGGGATGCTCAAACGGGCGTTAATAAGCGGACTTCTATCAACTGGTGTTGACGTCATCGACATAGGCCTCGCACCTACCCCGCTCACCGGTTTTGCCATCAAGCTCTACGGGGCTGACGCAGGGGTTACAATAACCGCCTCCCACAACCCTTCCCAGTACAACGGCATAAAGGTCTGGCAGCCCAACGGGATGGCATACACGCCAGAGATGGAGAACCAGCTTGAGGCGATAATTGATTCCGGGAACTTCAGAAAGGCCGCGTGGAACGAAATTGGGAAGGTTAGAACGGCCGACCCTAAGGAGGAATACCTTAGAGAAGCGCTGAGGATAGTGCACCTTGATAATTCTTACACCGTTGTAATTGATTCTGGCAACGGTGCCGGTTCAATCCTCAGTCCCTACCTCCAGCGCGAGCTTGGGAACAAGGTTATCAGCCTTAACTCTCACCCAAGCGGTTTCTTCGTGAGGGAGCTTGAGCCGAACGCGAAGAGCTTGGCCATGCTCGCTAAGACAGTCAAAGCCATGAAAGCCGACGTTGGAATCGCCCACGACGGTGACGCGGATAGAATAGGCGTTGTTGATGACCAGGGCAACTTCGTTGAATATGAGGTGATGCTCTCGCTTATCGCGGGCTACATGCTCAGGAAGTTCGGGAAGGGTAAGGTAGTTACAACCGTCGATGCCGGCTTTGCCCTAGATGACTACATCAAGCCCCTTGGCGGTGAGGTTCTGAGGACGCGCGTCGGTGACGTTGCGGTGGCCGATGAGCTTGCCAAACACGGCGGAATTTTCGGCGGCGAGCCGAGCGGAACCTGGATCATTCCCCAGTGGAACCTCACCCCCGATGGTATCTTCGCAGGAGCTCTCGTTCTTGAGATGATAGATAGGCTCGGCCCGATAAGTGAACTCGCCAAGGAAGTGCCTCGCTACGTGACACTCAGGGCCAAGATTCCGTGTCCCAACGGAAAGAAGGCAAGGGCCATGGAGATAATCGCTCACGAGGCGCTGAAGTCCTTCGACTACGAGCGACTTATAGACATCGACGGCGTCAGGATTGAGAACGGTGACTGGTGGATTCTCTTTAGACCGAGCGGAACGGAGCCGATAATGAGGATAACCCTCGAGGCCCACACCGAGGAGAAGGCGAAAGAACTGATGGAGAAGGCCGAGAGGCTGGTGAAGGAGGCGATAGCGAGGGCTTAG
- a CDS encoding CGP-CTERM sorting domain-containing protein — protein MRKSGIFVAFFLVVGLFLPLTSPSSAWEVVYGVQRDKTMFDSVYNPMAFVPGNAGDYYLLGSHGAGLAVLIHLSPMGEVLWVKNLSLSQELPLNLPYGQYQVVSDIAVGNDGIYVVLRTNGVLNVSAPDDWIKGDPLFTLVKFDFSGNPVWAKAFKNSKGGYSGIRVQPTGDGAIVVAPVYAHMHHKNPDDPYDWEGIASALDIGAIKFDSSGNLEWIHIYGRESIHEYVNAVGFDGSEVAIAFSSSLGGPDLGFLAIDPETGKPEWVREYKQAVDGGELWKMGRFNTLSGGRPMLYSVPDGWLYTNGLPGKYDGGASIWVKLDKKGNILWSGFWNTTLYNGESPAGFALADDGNYVFFDPLVKMSPSGDVLRVYYDVQPHSWYIARARNGFAIFLLPDRLLKLDSNMSFAGCDVHHVEKGGELTAWVPNFVDLGKDDVKFVKVPLYSEASFEGTFEFDDLPTWEWYRVAPVDVWVHDHPSEYFHVEEACNQTGSSEGGTEDSAGPATSVHSPATTSEGSGFTSPSPSSGSSSEGTGTDGGVSVDVTCGPGIMALLALLVIAITRRR, from the coding sequence ATGAGAAAATCCGGCATCTTCGTTGCATTTTTCCTTGTTGTGGGCCTTTTCCTGCCCCTTACAAGTCCCTCCAGCGCGTGGGAGGTTGTTTACGGCGTCCAGCGCGATAAAACGATGTTCGACAGCGTCTACAACCCCATGGCATTCGTTCCGGGGAACGCGGGGGACTACTACCTCCTCGGAAGCCACGGGGCCGGATTAGCGGTTCTGATACACCTCTCGCCGATGGGGGAGGTACTCTGGGTCAAGAATCTCAGCCTCAGCCAGGAACTTCCCCTCAACCTCCCCTACGGGCAGTATCAGGTTGTATCGGACATCGCCGTAGGAAATGATGGCATCTATGTTGTCTTAAGAACGAACGGCGTCCTCAACGTCTCGGCACCGGATGACTGGATCAAGGGGGACCCGCTCTTCACGCTGGTCAAGTTCGACTTCTCAGGAAACCCGGTCTGGGCCAAGGCCTTCAAGAACTCAAAAGGTGGTTATTCGGGCATCAGGGTTCAGCCCACGGGCGATGGGGCCATTGTTGTGGCCCCCGTCTACGCGCACATGCATCATAAAAACCCGGACGATCCATATGATTGGGAAGGCATAGCCTCGGCCCTCGACATAGGGGCGATAAAGTTCGACTCCTCCGGAAACCTGGAGTGGATCCACATCTACGGCAGGGAGAGCATCCACGAGTACGTGAACGCAGTGGGCTTCGACGGGAGTGAAGTTGCCATAGCATTCTCTTCCTCCCTCGGCGGTCCGGACCTCGGATTCCTGGCAATAGACCCCGAAACCGGAAAACCTGAGTGGGTCAGGGAGTACAAGCAGGCGGTAGACGGCGGTGAGCTCTGGAAGATGGGGCGCTTCAACACTCTCTCTGGTGGAAGACCGATGCTCTACAGCGTCCCCGACGGATGGCTCTACACCAACGGCCTTCCCGGGAAGTACGACGGCGGTGCCTCAATCTGGGTAAAGCTTGACAAGAAGGGCAACATCCTCTGGAGCGGCTTCTGGAACACGACCCTCTACAATGGAGAATCCCCTGCCGGCTTTGCCCTCGCCGATGACGGGAACTACGTTTTCTTCGACCCGCTCGTTAAGATGTCCCCCTCCGGAGATGTTCTCAGAGTTTACTACGACGTCCAGCCCCACAGCTGGTATATAGCCCGCGCCAGAAACGGCTTTGCTATCTTCCTTCTTCCTGACAGGCTCCTGAAGCTGGACTCCAACATGAGCTTTGCTGGCTGTGACGTCCACCATGTCGAGAAGGGAGGCGAACTGACCGCGTGGGTTCCGAACTTCGTGGACCTGGGAAAGGACGACGTGAAGTTCGTGAAGGTCCCCCTCTACTCTGAGGCCAGCTTTGAAGGAACCTTTGAGTTCGACGACCTCCCGACGTGGGAGTGGTACAGGGTTGCCCCGGTGGATGTTTGGGTTCACGACCACCCAAGCGAGTACTTCCACGTTGAGGAAGCCTGCAACCAGACGGGTTCATCCGAGGGGGGAACTGAGGACTCTGCCGGCCCTGCCACATCGGTTCACTCGCCAGCCACCACATCTGAAGGTTCCGGCTTCACAAGCCCAAGCCCATCCAGCGGCTCCAGCAGCGAGGGAACAGGCACTGACGGGGGAGTTTCGGTAGACGTGACCTGCGGGCCAGGGATAATGGCCCTGCTCGCGCTGCTGGTGATTGCAATAACTCGGAGGAGGTGA
- a CDS encoding BtpA/SgcQ family protein, with product MDFEKKLLIGMVHLKPLPGSYLYDGDFDSLIERAIADARTIEEAGFDAIMVENFGDVPFPKYVDKTTVASLAVVARAIREEVSIPLGINVLRNDGVAAYSIAYAVKADFIRVNVLSGVAYTDQGIIEGIAHELARIKKLLPSKIKIFADVHVKHAVHFGDFEDALLDTVERGLADAVVVSGRATGKPVDLEKLALAKKISPVPVVVGSGTSYDNLPLLWKHADGFIIGTWIKRGGKVENEVSLERARKLVELVKNLRESLF from the coding sequence ATGGACTTTGAGAAAAAGCTCCTTATCGGGATGGTGCACCTCAAGCCCCTGCCGGGTTCATACCTCTACGATGGTGACTTTGATTCCCTCATTGAGCGGGCCATAGCGGACGCGAGAACGATTGAGGAAGCTGGCTTCGACGCGATCATGGTGGAAAACTTCGGGGACGTGCCCTTCCCGAAGTATGTTGACAAAACTACAGTCGCGTCTCTGGCGGTCGTTGCCAGGGCCATACGTGAGGAGGTTTCAATTCCCCTCGGGATAAACGTCCTCAGGAACGACGGAGTTGCAGCCTATTCGATTGCCTACGCCGTAAAGGCCGATTTCATCAGAGTGAACGTCCTGAGTGGAGTGGCCTACACCGACCAAGGAATAATAGAGGGCATAGCCCACGAACTCGCCCGGATCAAGAAGCTGCTTCCGAGCAAAATCAAGATCTTTGCTGACGTCCACGTCAAACACGCGGTTCATTTCGGGGACTTCGAGGACGCCTTGCTGGACACCGTAGAGAGAGGTCTTGCCGATGCAGTCGTGGTTAGTGGGAGGGCAACAGGAAAGCCTGTTGACCTAGAAAAGCTCGCCCTGGCGAAGAAAATCTCCCCCGTGCCGGTCGTAGTTGGTTCTGGAACTTCCTATGACAACCTTCCTCTGCTCTGGAAGCATGCGGATGGCTTCATAATTGGCACGTGGATAAAGCGCGGGGGGAAAGTCGAGAACGAGGTCTCGCTTGAGAGGGCCAGAAAACTGGTTGAACTTGTGAAAAATCTTCGGGAAAGCTTGTTCTGA
- a CDS encoding PH domain-containing protein produces the protein MEKELPKAVLRHLEHGEEVLFSIRKKISLEKPKWLLVTDRRIIYLDEKILGRYEMKAIPYQKLEQITVKLGVMSSEFIIQGEENITLRLGWMNKEEARKAINAIKDALNAIAVEPVSIDVKKGLTSETWTLKKPKEFITRTVPAEAIVQHPPAKKEEDPLEKLKKLKELYDMGVITQEEYEEKRKKLLEQI, from the coding sequence GTGGAGAAAGAACTACCCAAGGCCGTACTCAGGCACCTTGAGCACGGTGAGGAGGTGCTCTTTTCAATAAGGAAGAAGATCAGTCTGGAGAAGCCCAAGTGGCTTCTCGTGACTGACAGGAGGATAATATACCTCGACGAGAAGATCCTCGGAAGATACGAGATGAAAGCTATCCCTTACCAGAAGCTGGAGCAGATAACGGTGAAGCTTGGAGTAATGTCCTCGGAGTTCATAATCCAGGGAGAGGAGAACATCACCCTCAGACTCGGCTGGATGAACAAGGAAGAGGCGAGAAAGGCCATAAACGCTATAAAGGACGCCCTCAACGCTATAGCCGTCGAACCGGTTTCCATCGACGTGAAGAAGGGCCTGACTAGCGAGACGTGGACGTTAAAGAAGCCTAAGGAGTTCATAACGAGAACCGTGCCTGCGGAAGCCATCGTCCAGCACCCGCCTGCCAAAAAAGAAGAGGATCCGCTCGAAAAGCTCAAGAAGCTCAAGGAGCTCTACGATATGGGCGTTATTACTCAGGAGGAGTACGAGGAAAAGAGAAAGAAGCTGTTGGAGCAGATTTAG